In Candidatus Bathyarchaeota archaeon, one DNA window encodes the following:
- the alaS gene encoding alanine--tRNA ligase produces MAEKQFTEKDYALPFFKQEGFVRKLCPKCGEYYWTQNASQETCGESSSDECGCYTFIGDPATKKSFTLSEMREAFLSFFEKNGHTRVKPYPVVARWRSDIYLTHASIIDFQPYVTEGISPPPANPLVISQPSIRLTDIPNTGPTFGRHTTIFEMGGAHAFNYPDKEVYWKDDTVRFHHRFATEALGIKSEEIIYKEGVWIGGGNAGPDVECIVRGLEVGTLVFMQYKVVGDDFIQLPIRTVDTGYGIDRFAWISQGVPSSFQANYGSMLDKVYELTGVTNIDNSLLTQVAKYSGLVNVDKNANRMVLRKRVSQLTGIDLATLEEKLIPIENAWAITDHTKTLCFMLSEGVVPSNIQEGYLARLLFRRVYRLAKSLNIDPARIYDIVDLQANHWAKDFPHIKEMQGEIVEMLKSEEEKFQDTLKRGEGMVKRIAADLKGKKETVLPAATLSELYDSHGLPPEIVKQFGENEGIQVDVPENFYALIAQRHMNAQKPMEKEEAKTEETLKTQVAELPPTEQLYYTDSYQKEFTSKVIKIIDNNVVLESTCFYPEGGGQPADHGKLIFNDACFDVVDVQKIGKVIIHTLNTKPDFPEGATVKGILDWERRYALMRAHTVTHVVNGAARRVLGEHVWQSGTQKGLETTRLDITHFKRLTQEEVHKIETLANQAIMANMPVTIKWYTRNEAEALYGFRLYQGGAVPGKDIRVVKTGDWDVEACAGTHLKNTGEVGLLKIVYNERIQDGVERLGYAVGLEALKAVQRQESILWNVSATLNAPVDKLDKTAEKLIKELKDASIEKRNLIKELAEKESKNLGESQTAEAPVDLGGVSLVKRDFKEVIDTNRMIQTASEIIKQNPTAVTMFYGSDGKTARLLIMAGDDATAKGINAGTIVKDVAPVFGGGGGGRPNFAQGGGTKPEKLADAVQAAEEAVKKQLKQ; encoded by the coding sequence ATGGCTGAGAAACAGTTCACAGAAAAAGACTACGCCCTTCCCTTCTTTAAACAGGAAGGTTTTGTACGTAAACTCTGTCCTAAATGCGGCGAATACTACTGGACACAAAACGCCAGTCAAGAAACATGCGGCGAATCCAGCAGTGACGAATGCGGATGCTACACATTCATAGGTGACCCCGCAACCAAAAAAAGCTTCACCCTATCCGAGATGCGCGAAGCATTTCTATCGTTTTTTGAGAAAAACGGGCACACCCGCGTCAAACCTTACCCAGTTGTTGCCCGCTGGAGAAGTGACATTTACCTCACGCATGCTAGCATAATCGATTTTCAACCCTACGTAACAGAGGGCATCTCGCCGCCGCCAGCAAACCCGTTGGTGATTTCTCAGCCCAGCATCCGATTAACCGATATCCCCAACACGGGACCAACCTTTGGCAGGCACACAACCATCTTCGAAATGGGTGGCGCACATGCCTTCAACTATCCCGACAAGGAAGTTTACTGGAAAGACGACACAGTGCGTTTCCATCACCGCTTCGCAACTGAAGCGTTGGGCATAAAGAGTGAGGAAATCATCTACAAGGAAGGCGTCTGGATTGGAGGCGGCAACGCAGGACCAGACGTGGAATGCATCGTGCGTGGATTGGAAGTTGGTACGCTTGTGTTTATGCAGTACAAGGTGGTTGGTGACGACTTCATCCAGTTACCCATACGCACCGTGGATACAGGTTACGGAATTGACAGGTTTGCATGGATAAGTCAAGGTGTACCGAGCAGTTTCCAAGCCAACTATGGCAGCATGCTCGATAAAGTCTACGAATTAACAGGCGTCACAAACATCGATAACAGTCTCTTAACGCAGGTTGCCAAGTACTCGGGCTTGGTGAACGTGGACAAAAACGCAAACCGCATGGTACTGCGCAAACGCGTCTCCCAACTAACAGGTATCGACCTTGCAACATTGGAAGAAAAGCTCATTCCCATCGAAAACGCGTGGGCAATAACCGACCACACCAAAACCCTCTGCTTTATGCTATCCGAAGGCGTTGTACCCTCCAACATTCAAGAAGGCTACCTCGCAAGACTTCTCTTCCGCAGAGTTTACCGATTAGCCAAAAGCCTCAACATTGACCCAGCCCGCATCTACGACATCGTGGATTTACAGGCTAATCATTGGGCAAAAGATTTCCCTCACATTAAAGAGATGCAGGGTGAAATTGTGGAGATGCTCAAGTCTGAGGAAGAAAAATTCCAAGACACCCTCAAACGCGGGGAAGGCATGGTTAAACGCATAGCCGCCGACCTTAAAGGCAAAAAAGAAACCGTTCTGCCCGCAGCTACGCTTTCGGAACTGTATGATTCTCATGGGTTGCCCCCTGAAATTGTTAAACAGTTTGGCGAAAACGAAGGCATCCAAGTTGACGTGCCAGAGAACTTTTACGCCTTGATTGCTCAGCGTCACATGAACGCGCAAAAACCCATGGAAAAAGAAGAAGCCAAAACCGAAGAAACCCTAAAAACCCAAGTCGCCGAGCTTCCGCCAACTGAGCAACTCTACTACACCGACTCATACCAAAAAGAGTTCACCTCCAAAGTAATCAAAATCATCGACAACAACGTGGTTTTAGAAAGCACCTGCTTCTATCCCGAAGGCGGAGGGCAACCAGCAGACCACGGCAAACTCATCTTCAACGACGCCTGCTTTGATGTTGTGGATGTGCAGAAAATCGGCAAAGTCATAATCCACACGCTTAACACAAAACCCGACTTCCCTGAAGGCGCAACCGTTAAAGGCATTTTGGATTGGGAACGCCGATATGCTCTGATGCGTGCACACACTGTCACTCACGTGGTTAACGGTGCGGCAAGGCGGGTTTTGGGCGAGCATGTTTGGCAATCTGGAACCCAGAAGGGTCTTGAAACCACACGCCTTGACATTACTCATTTCAAGCGGTTAACTCAAGAGGAAGTTCACAAAATTGAAACGCTTGCAAACCAAGCTATAATGGCAAACATGCCTGTTACCATCAAATGGTACACCCGAAACGAAGCTGAAGCCCTCTACGGATTCCGACTCTACCAAGGCGGCGCAGTACCAGGCAAAGACATCCGTGTTGTCAAAACGGGCGATTGGGACGTGGAAGCCTGCGCAGGGACACACCTCAAAAACACTGGCGAAGTTGGCTTGCTTAAAATCGTCTATAACGAGCGCATTCAGGATGGTGTGGAACGTTTAGGTTACGCTGTTGGGTTGGAAGCGTTGAAGGCGGTTCAGCGTCAAGAAAGTATCCTCTGGAACGTATCCGCTACGCTTAATGCGCCAGTTGATAAGCTGGATAAGACCGCGGAGAAGCTGATTAAGGAACTCAAAGACGCCAGCATTGAAAAACGCAACCTCATCAAAGAACTCGCCGAAAAAGAATCCAAAAATCTTGGCGAATCCCAAACAGCAGAAGCACCTGTTGATTTGGGCGGTGTTTCACTGGTTAAACGGGACTTCAAAGAAGTAATCGACACCAACCGCATGATACAAACCGCAAGCGAAATCATCAAACAAAACCCCACCGCAGTAACAATGTTCTACGGGTCAGACGGCAAAACCGCACGACTTCTTATCATGGCAGGCGACGATGCAACAGCAAAAGGCATCAACGCAGGAACCATCGTCAAAGATGTTGCCCCAGTTTTTGGTGGCGGAGGCGGTGGACGACCCAATTTTGCGCAGGGTGGCGGAACTAAACCCGAAAAACTCGCCGATGCAGTGCAAGCCGCAGAAGAAGCCGTCAAGAAACAGCTTAAACAGTAG
- a CDS encoding tRNA(Ile)(2)-agmatinylcytidine synthase has translation MHIGFDDTDSVKGGCTTYLAAQLAEQLDPLGVQFLDYPLLIRLNPNVPWKTRGNGALCLRIKYLSEFKQEIKQVAVDLWEQHANVKNKGTDPGIVFFEGLEVPADLKEFSKRTEKTIVTLREALALIKKHHAEALGYNTCRGIIGSLAAIGETLDCDHTYELIAYRTPENCGTPRKVNTDSIFEMDKQLAPYTFNNVDAEKNRVIITPRGPDPILFGIRGETATVVKKAFELVKPLEPVERWMIFRSNQGTDMHLTHSESIAALKPYSSITIQGTVSQNPKIIPVRHVIFSIKDQTGEVDCAAYEPTGDLRKIARQLLIGDVVEVSGAVRKVAKSSRLTINLEKINVKSLTQKSATENPMCPVCNKRLKSMGKNQGYRCEQCKQKYPQLQKTQTTESRELTVGLYVTSTRSQRHLTKPLRRYGQEKACRGGNGLIEGWHFVRSV, from the coding sequence ATGCACATAGGGTTTGATGACACCGACTCAGTAAAAGGCGGATGCACCACGTACCTTGCCGCTCAACTCGCCGAACAACTTGACCCGCTTGGTGTGCAGTTTCTTGATTACCCTCTTCTGATTCGACTCAATCCCAACGTGCCATGGAAAACCCGTGGCAATGGCGCATTATGCCTAAGAATCAAGTATCTCTCAGAGTTCAAGCAGGAAATTAAGCAGGTAGCTGTAGACCTTTGGGAGCAGCATGCAAACGTTAAAAATAAGGGTACAGACCCCGGAATCGTCTTCTTCGAAGGACTCGAAGTCCCCGCTGACCTGAAAGAGTTTTCGAAGCGAACCGAAAAGACCATTGTAACCCTGCGTGAAGCATTAGCCTTGATAAAAAAGCATCATGCCGAAGCATTGGGCTACAACACTTGCAGAGGCATTATTGGTTCGTTGGCTGCAATTGGGGAAACACTTGACTGCGACCACACCTACGAGCTCATTGCGTACCGCACCCCAGAAAACTGCGGCACCCCACGAAAAGTGAACACCGATTCAATTTTTGAGATGGATAAGCAACTTGCCCCCTACACCTTCAATAATGTTGACGCCGAAAAAAACCGAGTAATCATTACCCCCCGTGGTCCAGACCCGATACTGTTTGGAATCCGAGGCGAAACCGCAACCGTGGTCAAAAAAGCCTTTGAACTAGTCAAACCGCTGGAGCCTGTGGAGCGCTGGATGATATTCCGCTCAAACCAAGGCACAGACATGCACCTAACCCACTCAGAATCAATAGCCGCACTAAAACCCTATAGCTCCATCACCATCCAAGGCACGGTTTCACAAAACCCAAAAATTATTCCTGTGCGCCACGTAATCTTCAGCATCAAAGACCAAACAGGCGAAGTAGACTGCGCCGCCTATGAGCCCACAGGTGATTTGCGCAAAATTGCGCGACAACTCCTGATTGGTGACGTGGTTGAGGTATCAGGTGCGGTTCGGAAAGTCGCCAAAAGTAGCCGCTTAACAATTAATCTTGAAAAAATAAACGTGAAAAGCCTAACCCAAAAAAGCGCAACTGAAAACCCAATGTGTCCCGTCTGCAATAAGCGCTTAAAATCTATGGGCAAAAACCAGGGCTATCGATGTGAGCAATGCAAACAAAAATATCCCCAACTACAAAAAACCCAGACTACAGAGTCCAGAGAGTTAACGGTGGGGTTGTATGTGACTTCAACGCGGTCGCAGCGTCATTTGACTAAGCCTTTGCGGCGTTATGGGCAAGAAAAAGCCTGCAGGGGCGGGAATGGGCTGATTGAGGGCTGGCATTTTGTGCGAAGTGTTTGA
- a CDS encoding Lrp/AsnC ligand binding domain-containing protein — translation MPTAYVLLNTEIGAEHQVLKDLRSIEGIREVYNLWGIYDIIVNVNAETIDALKNIINRQIAKIAKINSKLTMIVDEEKPPALKTQVFVDPDMIIA, via the coding sequence ATGCCCACAGCATATGTTTTATTAAACACAGAAATTGGAGCGGAACACCAAGTTCTAAAAGACCTGCGCAGTATCGAAGGTATACGGGAAGTTTACAATTTATGGGGCATCTATGACATAATCGTCAACGTTAATGCTGAAACCATTGACGCCCTAAAAAACATAATCAACAGGCAAATAGCCAAAATTGCAAAAATAAACTCCAAGCTAACCATGATTGTTGATGAAGAAAAACCTCCTGCACTAAAAACCCAAGTTTTTGTTGACCCCGACATGATTATAGCGTAA
- a CDS encoding 4Fe-4S dicluster domain-containing protein — protein MPLKTLKKDSADTQTLEWVLQVKHYKLTLDKKRCKGCEICSLACPKEAIKIQKQPKTAEGKAQKAHVDFDLAKCTFCGICDATCPYGAVRVTVNDAHDLSVLNRESYPQLIRDITVNSKPCPKECQACQTACPLDLITVTKTDFSGNPVTDVNTLSPSARKRVDVNVQIQKEYCPTCKVCEVNCPVNTIKVNKTFEGTIKINRPKCPEGCTNCLDVCPIPGALYLGEDKKVHVNQTFCTYCGACKNVCPVEEALCLNRTRIHHTPVHSGTWNKALQRLTSNLCAAKELTAQADEKRREALIKRIHASSRW, from the coding sequence ATGCCGTTAAAAACTTTAAAAAAAGATTCGGCAGACACACAAACATTAGAGTGGGTTTTGCAAGTTAAGCATTACAAGCTGACTTTGGACAAGAAACGTTGCAAAGGATGCGAAATCTGCAGTTTAGCCTGCCCAAAAGAAGCAATCAAAATCCAAAAACAACCCAAAACAGCCGAGGGCAAAGCACAAAAAGCCCACGTAGACTTTGACTTAGCCAAATGTACATTCTGCGGCATCTGCGACGCCACATGCCCATACGGTGCAGTTAGAGTAACCGTAAATGACGCACATGACCTATCGGTCCTCAACAGGGAAAGCTACCCACAACTAATCCGAGACATAACCGTAAACAGCAAACCCTGCCCAAAAGAATGCCAAGCATGCCAAACTGCATGTCCACTGGATTTGATAACGGTTACAAAAACAGATTTTTCAGGTAACCCCGTCACTGACGTAAATACGCTCTCACCGAGCGCCCGCAAAAGAGTTGACGTAAATGTTCAAATACAGAAGGAATATTGCCCAACCTGCAAAGTCTGTGAAGTCAACTGCCCAGTTAACACAATAAAAGTCAACAAAACCTTCGAGGGAACAATCAAGATAAACCGTCCGAAATGCCCCGAAGGCTGCACAAACTGCCTAGACGTTTGCCCCATACCAGGTGCACTATATTTGGGCGAAGATAAAAAAGTCCATGTTAATCAAACATTCTGCACGTATTGTGGTGCCTGCAAAAATGTTTGCCCCGTCGAGGAAGCGTTATGTCTTAATCGGACACGGATTCATCACACGCCCGTTCACTCAGGCACATGGAACAAAGCATTGCAACGTTTAACGTCAAACTTGTGCGCAGCCAAAGAGTTAACCGCTCAAGCCGACGAGAAACGTCGTGAAGCATTAATTAAAAGAATACATGCCAGTTCAAGGTGGTAA
- a CDS encoding hydrogenase iron-sulfur subunit: MSISQNQNQPQTPKPEPLRVGVFVCHCGLNIAGTVDVHAVAEYAKTLPDVVYVKENRYTCADPGQEEIRKAIREQKLNRVVVAACSPRMHEPTFRRTVAEAGLNSFLYEMANIREFSSWCHQNQPEAATERAKDAIRMAVAKVRLMRPLQTIEVPVTNKALIIGGGIAGINAALDLAEMGYQVYMLENGQSIGGHMAALDKTFPTLDCSICIEGPKMVDCARHPNIKIFAYSDLVKVEGYIGNFKVKIRKRPRYVLPERCTGCGECKDVCPIEYPNEWDMNLGTRKAISVPLDQAVPLIYAINRDYCIECFKCTEKCGDRKAIDFDQQEEIVDIEVGAIIVSTGFDVYLPYDMPLLGYGKYPNVITSMEFERLILAAGPTGGKVIRQSDGKKPRTIAFIQCVGSRDKQHYPYCSNYCCMYTLKHVVQLKEKYKEDVEVYVFYMDIRSPGKGYEEFYDRARERGVNFLRGRVSRIDEDPETHNLLVHSEDSNIGAPIEIEADMVVLATASIPKKGSDEIARILNISRSADGFFMEAHPKLKPMDAPTDGIFYAGACQGLKDIPYSVAQGSGAASRVATVISKPKWKIEPIISVVDEAKCTQCGICVSKCPYGAIRQEKGKPATIITASCHGCGTCVAECPHHAITQMHFTDAQIMAQIRAALENKPEEKILAVLCNWCSYAGADLAGISRFEYPASVRPIRVMCSGRVAREFVLEAFRLGAGTVMIGACHLPYDCHYINGNYKMKDRTDALKAMLSKLGLSPQRFRVEYVSAAEGIHYAEVIKEIDSDMKALGKEKIQAENEKLKPILENMLKRK; the protein is encoded by the coding sequence ATGAGTATATCACAAAACCAAAATCAACCCCAAACTCCAAAGCCAGAACCCCTGCGTGTTGGAGTTTTCGTTTGCCACTGCGGCTTAAACATTGCAGGAACCGTAGATGTACATGCAGTTGCAGAATACGCAAAAACCCTGCCCGATGTTGTCTACGTCAAAGAAAACCGTTACACCTGCGCTGACCCAGGACAAGAAGAAATCCGCAAAGCAATCCGCGAACAAAAACTAAACCGCGTAGTAGTAGCCGCTTGCAGCCCCAGAATGCACGAACCCACATTCCGCCGAACCGTCGCGGAAGCAGGTCTAAACAGTTTCCTCTACGAAATGGCAAACATCCGCGAATTCAGTTCATGGTGCCACCAAAATCAGCCCGAAGCCGCAACAGAACGCGCTAAAGATGCTATTCGCATGGCAGTAGCCAAAGTTCGCCTAATGCGGCCATTACAAACCATTGAGGTGCCTGTAACCAACAAGGCACTAATTATCGGCGGAGGAATCGCAGGCATTAACGCGGCGTTAGACCTTGCAGAGATGGGTTATCAGGTTTACATGCTCGAAAATGGTCAGAGCATTGGCGGTCACATGGCAGCATTGGACAAGACGTTCCCCACGTTGGACTGTAGCATCTGCATTGAGGGTCCAAAAATGGTGGATTGCGCACGGCACCCGAACATCAAAATTTTCGCTTACAGCGACCTTGTCAAGGTTGAAGGCTATATCGGCAATTTTAAGGTTAAAATCCGCAAACGCCCCCGCTATGTGCTTCCGGAGCGTTGCACGGGCTGTGGGGAATGCAAAGACGTTTGCCCCATCGAGTACCCCAACGAGTGGGATATGAATCTTGGAACCCGCAAAGCCATCAGCGTACCCCTCGACCAAGCCGTGCCCCTGATTTATGCCATTAACCGCGATTACTGTATAGAATGCTTCAAATGCACCGAGAAATGCGGTGACCGAAAAGCCATCGATTTTGACCAGCAAGAAGAAATCGTTGACATAGAAGTCGGCGCAATCATCGTATCCACAGGCTTTGACGTTTACTTACCCTACGACATGCCTCTGCTCGGTTACGGGAAATACCCCAACGTGATAACCAGCATGGAGTTTGAACGCCTCATTTTAGCAGCTGGACCCACAGGCGGCAAAGTCATCCGTCAATCAGACGGCAAAAAACCACGCACCATCGCCTTTATCCAATGCGTGGGCAGCCGCGATAAACAACATTACCCCTACTGTAGCAACTACTGCTGCATGTACACACTCAAACATGTGGTTCAGCTTAAGGAGAAGTACAAAGAAGACGTGGAAGTCTACGTTTTCTACATGGACATCCGCAGCCCCGGTAAAGGCTATGAAGAATTCTACGACCGCGCACGAGAACGTGGAGTGAACTTTCTCCGCGGCAGAGTCAGCCGAATCGACGAAGACCCAGAAACTCACAATCTATTGGTGCACTCAGAGGATTCAAACATTGGTGCCCCAATCGAAATTGAAGCTGACATGGTCGTGCTCGCAACCGCAAGCATCCCAAAGAAAGGCTCAGACGAAATCGCCCGCATCCTAAACATATCACGCAGCGCAGACGGATTCTTCATGGAAGCACATCCCAAACTAAAACCCATGGATGCACCAACAGACGGAATTTTCTATGCAGGAGCCTGCCAAGGCCTAAAAGACATTCCCTACAGCGTTGCTCAAGGTTCAGGCGCGGCGTCACGGGTTGCAACGGTTATTTCTAAGCCTAAATGGAAAATCGAGCCCATCATTTCAGTAGTTGACGAAGCAAAATGTACACAATGCGGAATCTGCGTAAGCAAGTGCCCCTACGGTGCCATCCGCCAAGAAAAAGGCAAACCCGCCACCATAATCACCGCCAGCTGCCACGGCTGCGGAACATGCGTTGCCGAATGCCCCCACCACGCCATCACGCAGATGCACTTCACCGACGCCCAAATCATGGCACAAATCCGCGCAGCGCTTGAAAACAAGCCTGAAGAAAAAATCCTTGCAGTCCTCTGCAACTGGTGCAGCTACGCAGGCGCTGACCTTGCAGGAATTAGCCGTTTTGAGTACCCCGCAAGTGTACGTCCAATTCGTGTAATGTGTAGTGGACGGGTAGCCCGCGAATTTGTGTTGGAAGCTTTCCGGTTGGGTGCTGGAACGGTTATGATTGGTGCATGCCATTTGCCCTATGACTGCCACTACATCAACGGCAACTACAAAATGAAAGACCGCACCGACGCACTAAAAGCAATGCTAAGCAAGCTGGGTTTGAGTCCACAGCGTTTTCGTGTTGAGTACGTTTCTGCTGCTGAAGGCATTCACTATGCAGAAGTCATCAAAGAAATTGATTCTGACATGAAAGCATTGGGTAAAGAAAAGATACAGGCTGAAAACGAGAAACTCAAGCCGATTCTTGAGAACATGCTCAAACGCAAGTAA
- a CDS encoding insulinase family protein, producing the protein MNGSLTWERRVLPNGIRLLLHPNPTGLTTQISVAIEYGSNDDLPEKAGLAHFLEHMLVGGSHKRIDLHNQVEALGGSSTFETSEEATFTAVSVFPQKIAEASQVLSGLLFNDSFDGEKLELERRVILNELAEVSDLPGEVLSETLTKNIFKQHPVRFPILGLRKTIKQITLNDMQQAHNQKYVPKNMILILTGCFSESDVNTVTEAFTHHDGDAVLRRSKKPCDTGNITKELLVEKSGITQAYVGLGFKTTPVAHEDSPRLDLLNSVLGMGESSRLFRELREKRALTYDFASTNTQGLDYGFFNINCAVEPDTINQTITIVQNELEKLTQTPVDEAELTKSKNIVLGDIYRAMDSPGGLPRILADMEIYFGTETSLREYLQKIKALTPEMLLETAGKYFAKENYATVILKPK; encoded by the coding sequence ATGAACGGCAGTTTAACATGGGAAAGACGGGTACTCCCTAACGGTATACGATTACTGCTACACCCCAACCCCACTGGATTAACCACACAGATTTCTGTCGCAATCGAGTACGGCTCAAATGACGACTTACCCGAAAAGGCTGGGCTGGCACATTTTCTTGAGCACATGCTCGTGGGTGGTTCACATAAACGAATAGACCTGCATAATCAGGTTGAAGCGTTGGGTGGCTCTTCTACTTTTGAAACCTCCGAAGAAGCCACGTTTACTGCTGTCAGTGTGTTTCCGCAAAAAATTGCGGAGGCTTCACAGGTGCTTTCAGGATTGCTTTTTAACGACAGTTTTGATGGGGAGAAGCTTGAGTTAGAGCGGAGGGTGATTTTAAATGAGCTTGCGGAAGTGTCAGATTTGCCTGGGGAGGTACTCAGCGAAACCTTGACTAAAAACATCTTCAAGCAGCATCCTGTAAGATTTCCAATTCTTGGACTAAGAAAAACCATCAAACAAATTACCCTAAACGACATGCAGCAAGCTCACAACCAAAAATACGTGCCCAAAAATATGATTCTTATTTTAACTGGATGCTTTTCAGAAAGCGATGTAAACACGGTAACAGAAGCCTTTACCCACCATGATGGTGATGCGGTTTTAAGAAGAAGCAAAAAACCCTGCGACACAGGCAATATAACCAAGGAATTGCTTGTTGAGAAGTCAGGTATAACCCAAGCGTATGTGGGATTAGGTTTTAAGACTACACCTGTAGCGCATGAAGATTCGCCGCGGCTGGACCTTTTAAATTCAGTTTTGGGCATGGGTGAGAGCTCTAGACTTTTTAGGGAACTGCGTGAAAAAAGAGCTTTAACTTATGATTTTGCATCAACAAACACGCAAGGCCTAGACTACGGATTTTTTAACATAAACTGCGCCGTAGAACCTGACACAATAAACCAAACAATCACCATAGTGCAAAACGAACTTGAAAAGCTAACCCAAACCCCCGTAGACGAAGCGGAACTTACAAAAAGCAAAAACATAGTTTTAGGTGACATCTACAGAGCCATGGACAGCCCCGGCGGTTTGCCTCGAATATTGGCGGATATGGAAATCTACTTTGGAACAGAAACTTCCTTGCGGGAATACCTGCAAAAAATAAAAGCACTAACCCCAGAGATGCTTTTGGAGACTGCGGGCAAGTATTTTGCTAAAGAAAACTATGCAACCGTTATACTAAAACCAAAATAG
- a CDS encoding cation:proton antiporter, translating to MALFSIITDVLIVLATALLLGELFERFRLPSVVGELLAGIIIGPALLGLVVAGDPFRAISFIALFFIIFHIGFEMRTHMIKGRLRLATLFSITSFLIPLFLLAIVGMVFFPFGTTEIFVLALAIAVPSLSIVSVLIWQYNLIKTATGQIILASVTISDVLAFIFLAGIIRPLENTLTLYLETFIFIGALALLDVFFNWKPEVLQSHLVRINSFFKRQDFAFGLLIVSGLLVSAIFQNIGLSFILGAFFAGLIVHDGLLGQKTCDKISQTLSTMNNIFFIPLFFGFAGLEVMLAGIDYLFYVGLAVIITVALGVGISLTYLVSKKIIHSQLNVVPKQLAGIMGGRGAIGIVIATVALSEGILSETGFSLVIIATVIMSVIIPFVAGRKTAEEPKCVL from the coding sequence GTGGCGCTGTTTAGTATTATAACTGATGTATTAATTGTGTTAGCAACAGCTCTTCTGCTTGGAGAACTATTTGAACGCTTCCGTCTTCCTTCAGTTGTCGGCGAACTCTTAGCAGGCATAATCATCGGCCCCGCTCTGCTTGGCTTAGTCGTTGCAGGCGACCCATTCCGCGCAATTTCTTTCATCGCATTATTCTTCATCATTTTCCACATAGGCTTTGAAATGCGCACCCACATGATAAAAGGCAGACTCAGACTTGCAACCCTATTCTCCATCACCAGTTTTCTAATACCTCTGTTTCTGCTGGCGATTGTAGGCATGGTTTTCTTCCCATTTGGTACAACAGAAATTTTTGTCCTTGCATTAGCCATCGCAGTGCCCTCACTGTCTATTGTTAGTGTGCTTATTTGGCAATACAACCTGATTAAAACTGCAACTGGACAAATAATTCTTGCATCCGTTACCATATCAGATGTTTTAGCATTCATTTTCCTAGCAGGAATCATACGACCACTAGAAAACACCTTAACGCTTTATCTTGAAACGTTCATTTTCATTGGCGCTCTTGCCCTGTTAGATGTTTTTTTTAACTGGAAGCCCGAGGTTTTACAGTCACATTTGGTCCGTATAAACAGCTTTTTTAAGCGTCAAGATTTCGCGTTTGGATTGCTGATTGTATCTGGGCTTTTGGTTTCAGCTATCTTTCAGAACATAGGATTGAGCTTTATTTTAGGTGCTTTCTTTGCAGGGTTAATTGTTCACGACGGATTACTTGGACAAAAAACCTGCGACAAAATTTCCCAAACCCTCTCAACCATGAACAACATCTTCTTTATTCCGCTCTTTTTTGGCTTTGCAGGATTAGAAGTTATGCTGGCGGGGATAGATTACTTGTTTTATGTTGGTTTGGCAGTAATCATCACGGTAGCTTTGGGTGTAGGGATTTCATTGACTTATCTTGTGTCAAAAAAAATTATACATTCACAGCTTAATGTTGTTCCTAAACAGTTAGCGGGCATCATGGGGGGCAGGGGCGCAATCGGCATCGTAATTGCAACCGTAGCCTTAAGCGAAGGCATCCTAAGCGAAACAGGCTTTTCACTGGTTATTATTGCAACTGTGATTATGTCCGTGATTATTCCTTTTGTTGCAGGAAGAAAAACCGCTGAAGAACCCAAATGCGTTCTTTAA